The DNA region CGATGCGCGCCGCCGAACTCTCCGCGGACGCGGACTTCGCACCCGAGGCGGGCGAGCCGCACCGGCCGGCCCGGGTGTACTGGAACTGCGTGCCCCGGCCCGTCGTCGAGGAGGGCTTCGCCCGGCTGCGGTCGCAGTCGCCCTCTCCTTACGAGGTATACGCCGAACCCGAGGACGTACCGGGGCTGTTGGAGGACGGCGTCCCGCCCGACGTCGCCGTCGACGGGCGTGCCTACGCCGAGGCCAAGGCGGCCGCCATGAGCGCGCACGCCACCCAGATCACCGTCCACGGGGGCGGCTTCGCACTCTCCAACGGGCTTGGCCAGCCACTGATCAGCACCGAGTACTACCGCCTCGCTCGGCCCCAGGGGGAGCGATCCGGCGGCCCCGCAACGGACTTGTTCGACGGAGTGGACGCATGAGCGGCGAAGACGGCAGGGGAGAGGACGGCAAGCGGCAAGGGGGCGGCGGGCAGTCGGACGGCGCGCCTTCGGACGGGGCTCGTTCGGACGGTGCGCGTTCGGCAGGTGCGCCCGCGAACCGTGAACAGGGCGGCGGGCAGCGGCAGCTCACGCCGGAGTGGCCCACACGCGTGCCCGCCTCCCGCACCGCACGCCTGGCCGTCTATCTGCTGCTGCTCGCGCTCGGAGTCGTCACGGCGGCGGCGGGCGCGCTCGTGCAGAGCGGCTGGTTCCCGGGCGGACTGGTGCTCGCGCTGGCCGGTGCGGTCGGGCTCTTCTGGGGCGGTGCGAAGTTGTGCCGTACGCGGGTCGGGGCGGCGGCCCCAGGCGTCGGCTGGGTCGTCACGGTGTTCGCGCTGACGTCTCCGCGCCCGGAGGGCGACTTCGTCTTCGGGGCGGGCATCGGTTCGTATGTGTTTCTACTCGGCGGGGTGCTCGCCGCTGTGATGTGTGCCACCATCGCGCTGCCGGCACCGCCAGTGCCTGGGCCCAAGTACCGCTGATGAGGCCGCTGTCCAGGGGATTGAGAGGGAGAGGGTCCCGCGGCGGCGACCCCAAGTAAGCTGGTGCGCGCCGGCGAGCCGTCCTGGGCCTTGCATGATGGGCGGCGAACCCAACCGGGAGTACCTGCTTTGAGTCGTGAAACTGACCGTTCGTCCTCCGGGCCACAGGGCCACGGCGGTCCGTCGTACCCGCCGGGTACGGGGCCGTACGGCCCCGGCGCCGCCGGGGACTCCGCCGACCCGGAAGAGACGGCGGCCTCGGACGCGCAGCGGCCCGAAGACCGCAAGACGGAGACGACGCTGACGACCCGCATCCGGATCAACATCCCCGGATCGCGGCCGATTCCGCCCGTCGTGATGCGTACGCCCGTGAGCGAGGCCGACACCGACGGCGGCAAGAGCGACGCCGCGGGCGGCACCGGGAAGAAGGGCGCCCCGCAGTCCGACGTCGCACATCCGCTGCGCGCTCCCGGAGACGGGGTCTCGGGCACCGGGCCCTCGTCGGTGCCGGGCGGTGGCGCGGGAGCAGCCGGTGCGCCCGGAGCGGGCTCCTCCGGGGGGTCACGTACGTCCGAGGAGTCGTCCGGCGGCGGCGAGTTCAAGCAGAAGACCAGCGACTGGTTCGCGCCCCGCAAGGCGAAGCCCGGCTCGGGCGCGGGCCCCTCTTCCGGTACGGGAGCGGGTTCCGCGACGGCCTCGGGCGCGGGAGCCGGTGCGAGCGCGCCTCCCCGGCCCGGCGGCCCGGCGGGCGCGGGCACACCGCCCGGCGCGGCGGAGTCCCCTTACGGCAGCAGCGATCCGTACGGCGTCCAGAACCCCTACGGCGCGGGCGACCCGTACGGTTCGTCCGATCCGTACGAGACGGGCTCCTACTCGCTGCCCCGCACGGACACACCGCCCGGCGGCACACCGGCCCCTGCACCCGGCGAACTGCCCGGCCACGGCGGCCAGGGCACACAGAGCGGCCCGACGACGGGACCCGTCAGCGGTGACATGCCGCTGCCCCCGCCGCCCGCCGAGAGCGGGGCGCCCCCGGAGTCCCCGGCGAGCTCCACTCTCGGACTGGGCATCGGACGCGCCCCGTTCGCCCCTGGCGGCGCGGGCGAGGAGATGCTCGCCCGCGAGCAGGAGGGCACCGGCGGCAAGGACGGTCTGCCCGCCTACCCGGGCTCGTCGTCTTCGCCGGGCTCGCCGGGCGGCGGCGAAGGCACCGCCGTGGCGGACGAGCCGGAGGGCGAACGCATCGTCAGCGACACCCTCATGAGCAGGGCCCCGCGCCTTGCCGAGGAAGAGCTGGCGGGCACCTCGGGCTCGCCGTTCGAGCGCGTATCCACGAGGCCGTCGGCCGTACGTGCCGACGAGTCCTCCGGAGGCGGCCGTTCGAAGCTGGTGCTCGTGGGGGCCGCGGTCCTCGGGGTGGTCGGCATCGCCTATGGCGCGGGTCTGCTGCTCGACCACGCGGACGTTCCGAACGGCACGACGGTGCTGGGCGTCGAGATCGGCGGCATGAGCAGGCACGAGGCGGTCAACAAGCTGGACGCGGCCTTCGGCGACCGTACGACCCAGGCGTTCACCGTCGTCGCCGGGGACCAGCGGGCCAAGCTCAAGCCGAGCGTCGCGGGCCTGACCCTGGACACCGAGGCCACCGTGCGCAGCGCAGCCGGCCGTGACTACAACCCGGTCTCCGTCATCGGCTCGCTCTTCGGTGCCGAACGTGACGCGGAGCCCGCGCTCAAGGTCGACAAGGAGAAGATGGCCTCGGCGCTCAGGCAGGTCTCCAAGCAGACCGGCGTCGGAGGCGCGCCCAAGGACGGAATGGTCAAGTTCGTGGGCGGCAAGGCCGTCGGAGTACCGGGCAAGCCGCACAAGGGAATCGACACGGGCAAGGCGAGCGACGAACTGGAGAACGCCTACCGCACCCGCGCGGCCACCGGTAACAACAGCCCCGTCGAACTGCCCGTTTCCGTGCAGCAGCCGCAGGTCGGCAAGAAGGAAATCCAAAGGGCCATCCGGGACTTCGGCAAGCCCGCCATGTCCGGACTTGTGACGATCAAGGCGGGCGACGCCTCGATCCAGTTCAGCCCGGAGAAGTCGCTGCCGAAGTTCCTGTCCATGAAGCCGGTCAACGGCACGCTGGTCGACACATACGACCTGCCGGTGCTCAAGCAGCTCTACGGGACGACCTTCGCCGGGGTGAAGATCACGCGCGGCGACGGCAGCAAGTCGCCCGTCACGCCGCAGGACGTCGCGGGGGCGCTCCGTCTGGCGCTCAAGGAGACGAACCCGGCCAAGCGCGTACAGGAGATTCCGCTCAATCCGCAGTGATGCGTGCGCATCCGCGGCAGTGAGACGCGTCTGTGTGAGGGATGCGTCAGCGTCAGAGATGCGTCCGAGATACGCGTCTGGCATGAGATGCGTCCGCTGTCAGGGACCCGGTGGTGCTGCGGGGGAGCGGTGTGCGCGGGGTGCCTGGGGCGGCGGGTGCGGGGGTGCGCGGTGCGCGGGGCCTGGGCGTGGATGACAGATGCTGAAATCTGTTATCTGCCATCTGTTGTCTGTCGACTGTCCTTCGTCATCTGTGATCCGTCATCTGACATGCGGCATCTGACATCTGTTACCTGTCATCTGAAATCTGACGTCTGTCAGTTGAGCCTCGCGCGGGCCGCTCGCGCCGCTCGGCGCAGCTTCTCGGCCTCCGCAGGTTCCATCGCAGAGATCGCCGACGCGTACTCCTCCAACTCCGCCGCGCCGCCCCGGAAATCACCGCGTTCCACGAGCAGCCGCGCACGTTCCTGACGCAGCCTCGCCGGGCGGTGGGGAAGAAGCAGCGACAGGTCCAGCGCCCAGAGCTGGACGCCCGACTGTTCGGGGCGTGCGGCGGCCCAGGCGCGGATGTTGTTGAGAATCCGCAGCACTATCTCCAGCGGGCCAGAAGGGTGCAGCATCGCCGCGGAGAGCGGCACGCGGGCTCCGGTCGCACCCGCGACGAGCAGTTCCAGATCGCCCGACGTGAGCAGCCGCCCGCCGTTGTAGGGGTCCGCGAGGGCGTGTTCGCCCGTCGGATCGCCGAAGCCGACCACGAAGTGCCCCGGCAGGCCCACCCCGTACACAGGCGCGCCCGCGCGCCGGGCCACCTCCATCCACACCACCGAGAGCAGGATCGGCAGTCCGCGCCTGCGGCGCAGCACAGACGGCAGCAGGGAGGAGTCCAGCCTCCGGTAGTCGCCGGGTACGCCGTGAAAGCCCTCGTCCCGTCCCAGCAGCCGTCCCAGGGCGCGGGCCCACTCCTCGGGCGTACGGGCGGGGGCGTACGGCAACAGCCCTGCCAGACGGTCGAGTTCGATCTGCGCTTCCAGAACTGTCTGCTCCTGGCCGCCAGGCGGCAGCTCCCGCTCGCCGCGCGTAGCACCCGCGTCCGCGTCCGCGTCCGCGTCCGGTCCTTCGCGCCCGCCCTGGCCCGCGCCCTCCTTGTCGTGCTGGCCCGCGTCCTCGCCGGAGGCGCTGCGCACCGGTCCGCGGCGTACCGGCCCGGTCGGCGTCGTCGCCGCCTCGACGGCGATCAGCAGGCACAGCAGCGCCAGATCGGGCCGCTCCTCACGGGCCGCCTCCGCGAACCGCTCACGGTTGCTCCGGCCGCCCTCGTTCTCGTCGTATCGCTCGTCCAAGCCCCCGCCCTCGCCGCTGTCGCCGCTCTCGCCTTCGCTGCCGCCCCCGTCGGTGCCGTCACCCGCGCCGGTGCCGCCGACGGACTCGTCACGGTCCTCGTCACCGCCGCCCTCTCCCGTGTCCTCACCGGCCAACGCGGATCAGTCCTCCGGGGCGCGGCGGTAGTGGTACGCGTGATGGTCGGCGAAGCCCATCCCGTCGTAGAGCGCACGCGCCGCGTCGTTGTCGCGCTCCACCTGGAGGTACGCCGCCGAGGCACCCTCCGCGAGGGCCGCCCTCGCCAACTCGCCCATCACCGCGGTCGCCAGACCTTCCCTGCGCCGCCCGGGAGCGACCTCTATCGCCGCGAACCCGGCCCACCGTCCGTCGACCACGCACCGGCCGATCGCCCCCGCGGGCACCGCGTCACCCGCGCCGCCCGCACCATCCGCGCCGCCCGCCGCCGAAGTCGCCGCGCCCGCCGCCGAGGCCGCCGCGCCCGCCTCTTCGCCGGGCACCGTCGCGAACCATACGGACGGCCCGCCCGTCAGCACCCTCCTTGCCGTACGCGGCATTTCACGGGCGCGGCCGTAGAGCGAGAACCAGTCCGCGCCGGGTGTGCGGCTCAGCCGTACCCGCCCGTCGGGCTCACGGTCGGCCAGGGGCGCCAGCGCCGCCACCCGCAGCACGGCGTACCGTTCGCCGGTCCAGCCGCGCTCGTCCAGTTCCGCCGCGAGCAGTTCGTCGCTGCGTTCGCCGCCCGTGGTGACCTGCACTCGCGGCACCAGCCCACGTGCCTCGTACCAACGCCGTACCCGGTCGAGCGCCTCGGCCCTCGGCAGCCCCGGATCGTCCAGCGGCAGTACGGAGTTGGCGCGTGCGGTGAAGCCCTCGCGCCGCCGGGCACCCGTGCCGCCGCGGCTGCCTTCGCTGCTTCCGCCGTGTCCGCCTGCGCCACCGGGGCCGTCCGGAACCTCCTCGGTGCTCGCCCTGAGCGTCCAGCCGCCCAGCCGTTCCGTCTCCACGGCGGGCCAACCGCGCGCCGCGACCTCGACGAGTTCACGTACGCTCGCAGCAGGGAGGCCGCGCCGCCGCGCCGGTGCGTCCGGCACGACTTTCCCGGCGACCAGCGCCGACTCCGCGACCGGCACGACCTGTCCGCCGCGGCGGGTGATGTGGAGCACACCCTCGTTCCAGGATGTGAGAACGCCGACGGTGTCGGTCATGGTGGCGTGCCGCTCCCCGGCACCGGTCAAGTACCGTACAGAAATACGTTTTCCCACGTCAGACGCGGTGATTCGGACCGTGAGGCGTCCGCCCGTGGTGAATTCCACAGCTCTACCCGCCCCTCCTGTTCGTCTCGGTACCGGGAACGGAGATACTAGGACGGGCATCGACGACGCCGCGCTCCCGCGCGCCCAGCGGCGGACCCCTGACACCGGTCCGCCGGCCCTCATCGAGGAGGAACGACAGCGTGACCTACGTCATCGCGGAGCCTTGTGTCGACCTTAAGGACAAGGCCTGCATCGAGGAGTGCCCCGTCGACTGCATCTACGAGGGCCAGCGGTCCTTGTACATCCACCCGGACGAATGCGTCGACTGCGGTGCCTGCGAACCGGTCTGCCCGGTCGAGGCGATCTTCTACGAGGACGACACTCCTGAGGAGTGGAAGGACTACTACAAGGCGAACGTCGAGTTCTTCGACGAGCTGGGTTCGCCCGGCGGAGCCAGCAAGCTCGGCCTGATCGAGCGGGACCACCCGGTCGTCGCCGCGCTCCCCCCGCAGAGCCACGACGAATGACGCGAAGGCACCGGCGGCTCCGCCTCGGTGCTCCAGCGAAGCGGCCTGAGCGGTCCCGCACAGCGCGCCGGAGTTCCGGCGGGCGTGCGGGACCGTGTGTTTCACAGCAGAGAGCGAGTCATTCCCGTGGCTTCTTCATCCGGTTTGCCTGACACGTCCGGCTCACCCGGCTCACCCGGCTCACCCGGGTCACCCGGGTCACCCGGCTCGTCCGGTTCGGCGGGCGCACCCAACCCACGTGCGGGCTCGGGCAGTTCGGGATCGGGCCGCACGGACTCCGGTACCGTCTCCGGCCGTCCCGGCCGCGCCGGCTCCGCCTCCGGTACGTCCGTCTCCGCGCGGCTGCCCGAGTTCCCCTGGGACAAGCTGGAGCCGTACAAGGCCACGGCCGCGGCGCACGACGGCGGCATCGTCGACCTCTCCGTCGGCACACCCGTCGACCCCGTACCGGAGTTGATCCGCCGCGCGCTCACCGACGCCGCCGACAGCCCCGGTTACCCCACGGTGTGGGGCACCCCCGCGCTGCGTGACGCGATCACCGGCTGGTGCGAACGCCGCCTGGGCGCCACCGGCATGACCCACCGGAGCGTGCTGCCCATCGTCGGCTCCAAGGAGTTCGTCGCATGGCTGCCCACCCAGCTCGGGCTCGGCCCAGGCGACCGGGTCGCCTGCCCGCGGCTGGCCTACCCCACGTACGAGGTGGGCGCACGGCTCGCCCGCGCCGAGCCCGTCTTCTACGACGACCCCACGGCACTCGACCCCGACGGGCTGCGCCTGCTGTGGCTCAACTCCCCGTCGAACCCCACCGGCAGGGTCCTGGACGCGGCGCAGCTCACCCGCGCTGTCGCGTGGGCGCGCGAGCACGGCGTGCTGCTCGTCAGCGACGAGTGCTATCTGGAACTGGGCTGGGAGACCGAACCGGTGTCGGTGCTGCACCCGGACGTCTGCGGCGGTTCGCACGAGGGCCTGCTCGCGGTGCACTCGCTCTCCAAGCGCTCCAATCTGGCGGGCTATCGCGCGGCCTTCGCCGTCGGCGACCCGGAACTGCTCACGGAACTGCTCCACATCCGCAAGCACGGCGGAATGATGGTGCCCGCCCCGGTGCAGGCCGCCACGGTCGCGGCGCTCGGCGACGACGCACACGTCGAGCAGCAGCGCGAGCGCTACGCCCGTCGCCGCACCGCACTGCGCACCGCCCTGGAGGCCCGCGGCTTCCGCATCGAGCACAGCGAGGCGTCGCTCTACCTCTGGGCCACCCGGGACGAGCCGTGCTGGGACACCGTCGGCGACCTGTCCAAGCTCGGAGTGCTCGTCGCGCCGGGGGACTTCTACGGCACCGCGGGCGAGCGGTTCGTACGGGTAGCGCTGACGGCCACGGACGAGCGGGTGGCCGAGGCGGTACGGCGCCTGGAGAGCTGAGCGCCTGGAGAGCTGAGCGGCTTCGGAACGGCGGGCACCCGACGGCGGGCACCGCGCGAACGGCGAGCACCGAGCGAACGCCCCACTCACGCGGAAGGGCCGCGGAGGGAAACCCTCCGCGGCCCTGCGCATGGCCGTGCGCCGAGTGGCGTGCCGTCAGCCCAGGCTGATGGGGCTCTGGCCGTTGCCGCCGATCAGACCCTGGACCGGCGTCTGGCCGCCGGTGACCGCCCGAGTCGCGCCCTCCAGGGGGAGGGCACGCGCCGGGTCGCCCTTCATCGTCTCGTCGGTCGGCAGGCCCTTGGTGCGTACGTCCGGAACCTGCTTCCCGACGTCCGGGCTCTTGGGGAGGCCGTGCTGGGCGGCGCCGGCGATCAACTTCTCCGCCTCGGAGGCGGCCGGGCCGTTGTTCGTCTTGGCGCTGGCGCCGACCTCCGGCACACCGTCGGTCTGGTCGAGGGGGCTGGTGCTGCTCATCGGGGTGAGAGCCTGGGCGCCCTCGGAGGCGGCGTGGGAGACCTTGTCCCCGACGCCCGTGTCCAGGTTGCTCAGCCCGCCCACGTCAGCGGTCGTCGGCAGTTCGGCGGCACTCGCCGCACCGGCCGTACCTACGACGGAGGCGGCGCCCGCGGCCGTCAGCAGCACGGTCTTGGCGATCCGGCGCGTGAGAGGGAGGGACATGTTGCTCCTTTGACGGAGAGATCTACTGCTACGGAAACGTGGTGCAAGCCCGGCCGGGCGACCGCCGGGCCGGGCGCTGTGCCTATCGCGTTGAGGAGCCGGAAAGTTGCGGGCCCTCGGAGTAAAGGATTGGCAATGCGTTGCATGATCTGCTTTGCCCAACGGGCTTTCCCCGTGCGCCTTTCACGGCCTCTGAACAGCCGAAACCCGGTAAAGGCAGGGGAGTTGGGCACATGCGCGGGACAAGAGCCGCTTCCGCCCGGCGTCCACACTCGTGTGCGCGAATCCTCCGTTGGTGATGTGTGGTCACGCGATGTGGACGTACGGCCATTCCGCGGACGGGCTTACGGGGCGGGGCAGTTGTACGTGGGCGTGACGGACGCGATGGACGAGACGGACGCGGCCACGCGCACGGCGCCCGCTGCCCGGCCTCGAAGCCGCCGTGCGCGGCCTGCCGCCCCGGCTCGGTCTCAGCGCCCCGTCGTCCTCACTCGCCGTCCTCAAGTCCCCTTGGCCAGCCGCACGCTGACCGCCCGCTCGCCGTCAGCGCCGCCGGAGTTCTCGCGCGGACGCCAGCCCTCCTCCGAACTGGACGCGTCCCAGACGCGGTCGAGGTAGGAGATCTGCTCGATGTGCAGATCCTGGGCGTTCGCCACCGCCCAGTGGGCCAGTTCCCAGCCGCGCTGACCGCGCCGTACCGGGATGCGTACCCGGGACGCGTCGTCGCCTTCCGCCGCCGCGGCGTGCGGGGCGTGCGCGGCGCTCTTCCGCCCGTGCGTGCCGGTCTCGTCCGGGCCGTCCCCGCGCCGCTCCGGCACCTCGTCCAGGCTGACGTTCCGCCCGGACGGAGCCGCGGCCCCTGCCGCCTCGTCGCGCCGCTGCCCGGGAAGCACGCCGTCGCCGAACTCCCGCACAAGACGGGCCCGCAGCCGCTCGGCGCTGCCCGCCTTGCCGTCGCCGCCGGCCGGTCCCGTGGTGCAGTTGAGCGCGGCGGCGCGGCGGCCGGTCAGCGCGGCCGTGAGA from Streptomyces marispadix includes:
- a CDS encoding GNAT family N-acetyltransferase, with protein sequence MEFTTGGRLTVRITASDVGKRISVRYLTGAGERHATMTDTVGVLTSWNEGVLHITRRGGQVVPVAESALVAGKVVPDAPARRRGLPAASVRELVEVAARGWPAVETERLGGWTLRASTEEVPDGPGGAGGHGGSSEGSRGGTGARRREGFTARANSVLPLDDPGLPRAEALDRVRRWYEARGLVPRVQVTTGGERSDELLAAELDERGWTGERYAVLRVAALAPLADREPDGRVRLSRTPGADWFSLYGRAREMPRTARRVLTGGPSVWFATVPGEEAGAAASAAGAATSAAGGADGAGGAGDAVPAGAIGRCVVDGRWAGFAAIEVAPGRRREGLATAVMGELARAALAEGASAAYLQVERDNDAARALYDGMGFADHHAYHYRRAPED
- a CDS encoding transglutaminase-like domain-containing protein — translated: MDERYDENEGGRSNRERFAEAAREERPDLALLCLLIAVEAATTPTGPVRRGPVRSASGEDAGQHDKEGAGQGGREGPDADADADAGATRGERELPPGGQEQTVLEAQIELDRLAGLLPYAPARTPEEWARALGRLLGRDEGFHGVPGDYRRLDSSLLPSVLRRRRGLPILLSVVWMEVARRAGAPVYGVGLPGHFVVGFGDPTGEHALADPYNGGRLLTSGDLELLVAGATGARVPLSAAMLHPSGPLEIVLRILNNIRAWAAARPEQSGVQLWALDLSLLLPHRPARLRQERARLLVERGDFRGGAAELEEYASAISAMEPAEAEKLRRAARAARARLN
- the fdxA gene encoding ferredoxin is translated as MTYVIAEPCVDLKDKACIEECPVDCIYEGQRSLYIHPDECVDCGACEPVCPVEAIFYEDDTPEEWKDYYKANVEFFDELGSPGGASKLGLIERDHPVVAALPPQSHDE
- a CDS encoding DUF6113 family protein; the protein is MSGEDGRGEDGKRQGGGGQSDGAPSDGARSDGARSAGAPANREQGGGQRQLTPEWPTRVPASRTARLAVYLLLLALGVVTAAAGALVQSGWFPGGLVLALAGAVGLFWGGAKLCRTRVGAAAPGVGWVVTVFALTSPRPEGDFVFGAGIGSYVFLLGGVLAAVMCATIALPAPPVPGPKYR
- a CDS encoding peptidoglycan binding domain-containing protein codes for the protein MSRETDRSSSGPQGHGGPSYPPGTGPYGPGAAGDSADPEETAASDAQRPEDRKTETTLTTRIRINIPGSRPIPPVVMRTPVSEADTDGGKSDAAGGTGKKGAPQSDVAHPLRAPGDGVSGTGPSSVPGGGAGAAGAPGAGSSGGSRTSEESSGGGEFKQKTSDWFAPRKAKPGSGAGPSSGTGAGSATASGAGAGASAPPRPGGPAGAGTPPGAAESPYGSSDPYGVQNPYGAGDPYGSSDPYETGSYSLPRTDTPPGGTPAPAPGELPGHGGQGTQSGPTTGPVSGDMPLPPPPAESGAPPESPASSTLGLGIGRAPFAPGGAGEEMLAREQEGTGGKDGLPAYPGSSSSPGSPGGGEGTAVADEPEGERIVSDTLMSRAPRLAEEELAGTSGSPFERVSTRPSAVRADESSGGGRSKLVLVGAAVLGVVGIAYGAGLLLDHADVPNGTTVLGVEIGGMSRHEAVNKLDAAFGDRTTQAFTVVAGDQRAKLKPSVAGLTLDTEATVRSAAGRDYNPVSVIGSLFGAERDAEPALKVDKEKMASALRQVSKQTGVGGAPKDGMVKFVGGKAVGVPGKPHKGIDTGKASDELENAYRTRAATGNNSPVELPVSVQQPQVGKKEIQRAIRDFGKPAMSGLVTIKAGDASIQFSPEKSLPKFLSMKPVNGTLVDTYDLPVLKQLYGTTFAGVKITRGDGSKSPVTPQDVAGALRLALKETNPAKRVQEIPLNPQ
- a CDS encoding ATP-binding protein, translating into MSLPLTRRIAKTVLLTAAGAASVVGTAGAASAAELPTTADVGGLSNLDTGVGDKVSHAASEGAQALTPMSSTSPLDQTDGVPEVGASAKTNNGPAASEAEKLIAGAAQHGLPKSPDVGKQVPDVRTKGLPTDETMKGDPARALPLEGATRAVTGGQTPVQGLIGGNGQSPISLG
- the dapC gene encoding succinyldiaminopimelate transaminase yields the protein MPEFPWDKLEPYKATAAAHDGGIVDLSVGTPVDPVPELIRRALTDAADSPGYPTVWGTPALRDAITGWCERRLGATGMTHRSVLPIVGSKEFVAWLPTQLGLGPGDRVACPRLAYPTYEVGARLARAEPVFYDDPTALDPDGLRLLWLNSPSNPTGRVLDAAQLTRAVAWAREHGVLLVSDECYLELGWETEPVSVLHPDVCGGSHEGLLAVHSLSKRSNLAGYRAAFAVGDPELLTELLHIRKHGGMMVPAPVQAATVAALGDDAHVEQQRERYARRRTALRTALEARGFRIEHSEASLYLWATRDEPCWDTVGDLSKLGVLVAPGDFYGTAGERFVRVALTATDERVAEAVRRLES